A single region of the Nicotiana sylvestris chromosome 6, ASM39365v2, whole genome shotgun sequence genome encodes:
- the LOC104216786 gene encoding vascular-related unknown protein 1-like yields the protein MEDPRISSSMNNFEAATNQEESGWTTYLDDFSLMNQRENRSSNSEDDCPSLLSDAASHVKRLNLKKSRNKKISDPDLEDTASSPVNSPKVSSFKQMDINYRRTENNSGNFLGNERSSRQIIQEMQNVERGHSISSENNGYTDLKKKGLCLVPLSMFVNHKG from the exons ATGGAAGATCCAAGGATTTCTTCATCTATGAATAATTTTGAAGCTGCAACAAATCAAGAAGAGAGTGGGTGGACAACTTATTTGGATGATTTTTCATTAATGAACCAAAGGGAAAATAGATCTTCTAATTCTGAGGATGATTGCCCTTCTTTGCTATCTGATGCTGCTTCTCATGTTAAGAGATTGAATTTGAAGAAATCAAGAAATAAGAAAATCTCTGATCCTGATTTGGAAGACACTGCCAGTTCACCTGTCAACAGTCCTAAg GTAAGCAGTTTTAAGCAGATGGACATCAATTATAGAAGAACAGAAAACAATAGCGGAAACTTTCTG GGAAATGAAAGAAGCTCAAGACAAATAATACAAGAAATGCAGAATGTAGAGAGAGGCCACAGCATTTCTTCTGAAAATAATGGCTATACCGACCTGAAGAAGAAAGGACTTTGTCTTGTGCCTTTATCCATGTTTGTCAACCACAAGGGCTga